In the Methanobacterium sp. genome, CCCTTCAATTACTTGTTAAAACAGCTTTAAGCCATGCTGAAGCAGGATCAGATATTGTAGCGCCCTCGGATATGATGGATGGTCGGGTTGGAGAAATTCGGGAAATGCTGGATAATGGAGGATTTCAGGACACTTTAATAATGTCCTATTCTGCAAAATATGCATCAGCCTTCTATGCTCCATTTAGGGATGCTGTATGTTCAGAACCATCATTCGGTGACCGTAAAACTTATCAAATGAGCCCTTCCAATATTGAAGAAGCACTCATGGAAACTGAACTTGATCTGGAGGAAGGTGCGGACATAGTGATGGTAAAACCAGCTATGGCTTACTTGGATGTTATACAGCGGGTTAAAGAAGCTTTTCAAGTTCCCACTGCTGCTTATCAAGTTAGTGGAGAATATTCCATGCTTAAAGCAGGAATTGATGCAGGATACCTCACTGAAGATTCCATATATGAATCCTTATTATCAATTAAAAGAGCAGGAGCCGATCTTATCATCTCTCATTTCACCCCTGAGTTTTTAGAGGGGAATATTAAAGAAGAATGTTAGGCGAAAGAAACTTACTATCATTGGAAAAATCAATTCTATTAATTTGAGAGAATGATAAAAATTTGAGGTGAAATTATTGGACCCTGTTTTTGTGGGCAAATGCGCCCAAATAGCATCTGTTTTGGAAGTCAGTGGTCATCCCAAACCTGGAAATGTCCACAGAACTCAAGACTTCTCTGACATGGCTTTTGAGGATTTTCTCCTTAGCGGAATAGCTATAGGGAATATTATGGCAAAAACCGCATCGAAAGGTTTTGATCTTAGAAAAACCCCTGAAAAATGGGGAAAGATTGGTCTTGGAAATTTAATCTTGGAAGCAGTGACTGAAACAGACCGATGGGTTGCTAATAACACCAATTTAGGGATAATAATGTTATTAACCCCAATTTGCGCTGCAGCAGGTATGACCAATAATATTAACGATTTAAGGAGTAAAATAGACCAAATATTAAGATTAACCACTCCTAAAGATGCAGTGCATCTTTATCAGTCAATTAACATCGCTGATGCAGGGGGGATGGGTGAACAAGAAGAGTTAGATGTTGGTAGTGATAGTTCCACCCAGAAACTCCTTGATGAAAACATAAATATGTTCCATGTCTTGGAAATGTCATCAGAATGGGATTGTCTTTCCTATGAACTGACTCATCAAATGCCAGTGACCTTTGATCTTGGTTTTCCATTATTTAACAAAATTAAAACAAAACATGGTATAAACATCGCCACAGTACAGACCTTCCTCACAATTCTCTCCAAGGTTCCAGACACTCTCATAAGCCGTAAATATGGTGAAAAAAAAGCTAAAGAAGTATCCCTCCAAGCGAAGTCCGTACTGGAAGAAGGAGGAATTTTAACTGAGAACGGTAAAAAGCTACTGGAGCAATTTGACCAAAGATTAATAGAAAATGATTTGAATCCAGGAACAACTGCTGATTTCACAGCATCATCTATAATGATTAATTATCTAAATAATTATAAAGAGTATAAGATTTAAAGTTCCAAACTTAGTTTAACTGATAAATGATATTTTTATTATTATAATAAACTGTATCCAATAATAAGTAATTTTGAGGTTTAAAATGATAGATAAGATCATCAATCAAATGCATCTTTACGAGAAGAAGGTGTTAAAGGCCATTGGAGAGGCAGGGGGAGAAACCTTACCTGAAGATGTGGCCCAATCACAAGATTTAAATATAAAACAAGTTATGAGCGCTGCCGGGGCTTTGGAATCTAAAGGAATTATTAATGTAGAAAAAAATGTTGATGAATTCCTGAGTTTAGGACCTTCCGGTACTGATTATGCTCAGAAAGGTTTGCCTGAGCGCAAAATCTTAGAAGCACTCCATGAAAATCACACAATACATATGAAGGATCTTGCAATTAAATCAGGGATTGAACCTTCAGAAGTTAAAATTGCCATAGGATGGCTCCTTAAAAAAGGTTGGGCTGCTTTGGATAAAGGTAATGTGACCATAACCAGCAAAGGTGAACATGCCTTAGAAAAGCCTGGAATAGATGAAATTCTCTTGGATACTATTTTGAATTCTGGGAAAATCTTAACCATAAATGGCTTATCCTCATCACTTAAAGAAGGATTCCAACTCCTTAAAAAAAGAAAAGGCCTGATTAATTTAAATAAAAATTCGAATTACACCCTTAAAATAACATCTAAAGGTCAAGAAATCCTTGATTATGGTTTTGAAATCAAAAAAGAAGCCACACAGCTAACTCATGAACAATTAAAAAGTGGAGACTGGAAAAACCTCCATTACAGGGGTTATGATATAAATGCTGAACACCCCCTGGTTTTCCCGGGTAAAATGCACCCATTGCAGAGGACCATCCAAGAAATACGTCGCATATTCCTGAATTTAGGTTTTACTGAGTCCAGAGGCACTATACTAGAATCAGCTTTTTGGAACTTCGACTGCCTTTTCCAACCCCAGGACCATGCCGCCAGGGAGATGCAGGATACTTTCTATGTTAAATCACCTGAAACTACCCATTTACCCATGGATAATCTGGTGGAAAAGGTTGGTCAGGCCCATGAAGATGGTGGTCATACCGGGAGTGAAGGATGGGGATATCAGTGGGATAGAGATGTTGCCAAGCAGGCAGTGCTCAGAACACACACTACATGTGTATCCGCCCGGTTTTTAGCTGAAAACAAACCTCCATTAAAAATGTTCTCAGTGGGACGGGTTTTCCGCAGGGAAACTATCACTTACAAGCATCTTCCCGAGTTTCATCAAGTGGAAGGCATTGTGGCTGCAGAAGACATTAACTTCAAAAACCTTTTAGGGATCTTAAAAGAGTTCTATCACCAATTAGGCTTTGAAGTCCGTTTCCGGCCAGCTTATTTCCCATACACTTACCTTTCAACAGAATGTGAGGTTTACTTGCCAGAAAAGGAAAGCTGGATAGAGTTAGGCGGATCTGGAATGTTCCGTCCTGAAGTTTTAGAACCATTAGGTGTCAAAACACCAGTTGCTGCATTTGGACTGGGTATTGAAAGATTAGCCATGATACGCTTGGGAATTAAAGACATCCGAATGCTGTATCAGAGTGACTTGGGATGGCTGCGGAACCTCCCTGTTACTCAAACTTTCAGCGAAAAATAATTGGAGTCATATTTTTTGTTTTTTAAAACTCCAACTCTATAATTTTTTTTCACATTGAATGAACAACACCTAATCTATATTTTATGTTAATTTACTGCAAATGGGTTGATGCATTAAAACTATTGGAAAAAAATTTATACTTTAATCCGAATAATCTATAAAGGATTTATTATATTTTTTCTAAAATTTAGAGGATTTTCATGGATTATGATAATATTTATGGTGCCAAAATATTAGATCTAGCCCTGGAAGTTGAAGATCACCTGATTATTACCGATCTTCACTTGGGATATGAGGAAGCCCTAAATTATCAGGGGATAATGATACCAAAATTCCAGTATTCAAAGATCATCAAGAGAATGGGGGATATACATTCCAGAAGTGATTGTTCCAACATTATTATCAACGGAGATTTGAAACATGAATTTGGAAAGATTAACCGCCAAGAATGGAGAGAAACAATACAATTCATTGATTATTTGAAGGGAAATTTTGAAAAGATCATTCTAATCAAAGGTAATCACGACCCATTAACTCCAATTATTGCCAAAAAAACAGGACTTGATGTATATCCATCGTATTCTATTGATAATTTCTTGGTGATGCATGGTGATAAAATTCCATCTGACTGGGATAAAATACAAGAAGAAACACTAATCATAGGCCATGAACATCCTTCAGTTGGAATTAGAAGTGGTGAGAGGATAGAGAAGATTAAATGTTTTCTAGCTGGAGAATTCCGAAGTAAAAATATAATTGTTATGCCCTCTTTTAATTTCATAACCGAAGGTTCTGATGTTCTCAACGAGAAATCCCTCTCCCCCTTTTTAAACAAAACCAATTGGCATGATATGGAAATTTATGGTGTTGAAAACTTTGAAATTTTTTATTTTGGAAAAATAAGCCATCTATTAAAGGTTCAAAAAGAGTCTTATCCTTATGACTCTCATTTCATAGATTTTTAGGATAATATGATAACGCGACAGGAAAAAAAATACTCGGATAATGAGATTTACAATATACTTCATCCCTGGGCCAGAGAATGGTTTCAGGGAAAGTTTGAAACATTTTCTGAGGCACAACGCCAATCAATTGTGGACATCCACCAGGGAAAAAATGTACTGGTATCCTCACCAACGGGTTCTGGAAAAACACTTACTGCTTTTCTATCCATAATCAGTGAATTAACCCGCTTGGCTGAACAAGATACCTTGGAGGATCGGGTTTACTGTCTTTATATATCACCTCTTAAGGCTCTGGATAATGATATTGAAAAGAATTTAGAAGAACCATTATCAGAAATTGAAAATATATCAGGACGCAAACTTAATATCCGTAAAGCTGTTCGTACAGGTGACACTAGCCAATACGAAAGGTCAAAGATGCTTAGAACACCACCACACATCCTAATAACAACCCCCGAATCTCTTTCTATTCTTCTTTGCGCTCCCAAATTCAGGGAGAAATTATCTAAGGTTCGTTATGTAATTGTGGATGAAATTCATTCCCTGGCCGAAAACAAGCGTGGTGTTCACCTCAGTCTTAGTCTGGAGAGATTGGAACATTTAACCGGAGGATTTGTACGAATTGGACTCAGTGCCACAGTCCACCCTCTTGAGAGAATGGCGGAATTCCTGGTAGGATATTATTATGGTCAGCCACGTGATTGTCTGATAGTAGATGTAAACTATCTTAAACAACTGGATATGGAAGTTATTTGTCCAGTTAAGGATATTATAGCCACTGATCCTGATGAAACTAACAATGCTATGTATAAAATGCTTCATGAACTCATCCAAGAACACAAGACAACCCTTATTTTCACGAACACCCGTAGTGGCACAGAAAGTGTGGTTTTCAATCTCAAAAAAAGGTACCCAGATAGCTATCATGATCAGAACATTATGGCCCATCATTCCAGTCTCTCTCGGGAGTTGCGATTAGAAGCTGAAAACAAACTAAAACAAGGCAAATTGAAGGTTGTTGTTTCATCTACCAGTCTGGAATTAGGAATTGACATAGGTTACATCGACCTTGTAATATTGGTATCAAGTCCTAAATCTGTTTCCAGAGCTTTGCAAAGGATTGGTAGAAGTGGACATCAACTACATGAAAAATCTAAAGGTCGGATGATGGTGGTGGACCGTGATGATTTGGTGGAATGTGCACTCATCCTTAAAAACGCCATGGAAGGTAAAATTGATGAGATTCATATCCCTGAGAATTGTCTGGATGTTTTATCACAACAAATTTATGGGATGGCCATTGACCAACGATGGGATCTAGATGACGCATTGGAACTTATTAGGAGGAGTTATCCTTATCGTGAACTTAAAAAAGAGGATTATCACAGTGTTTTGAGTTATCTAGCTGGTGAATACAGCCGACTAGAGGAGCGTTATGTTTATGCCAAGATATGGGTGGATTGGGATGAAAACCGCATGGGTAGACGGGGAAAACTAGCCCGTATGTTATATTCAACCAACATTGGAACTATTCCTGACCGTAGTGCTGCGGTGGTGAAATGTGGTGGGGAGGTTGTAGGCCGTATTGAAGAGGATTTTATGGAAAAACTCCGAAAAGGTGACAGTTTTGTGCTTGGTGGTCGTATTTACCGTTTCAATTATGCTAGGGGGATGAGTGTTAATGTCAGCCCTGCTTCAGGGCCTCCAACTATTCCTTCATGGTTTTCAGAACAACTGCCCTTATCCTTTGATTTAGCCATGGAGATCCAGAAGTTTCGGGGAATTTTAGAGTGGGAATTTAAAAAAGGAAGGAATAAAAAGGAAATAATAGATTTTATACACGATTATCTTTACCTAGATTATAACGCTGCACACTCAATTTACCAGTATTTTAGAGAACAATATCTGTATGCAATAGTCCCTAATCTGAGAACCCTCCTGGTTGAGTATTACACTGGATTTGGTGGTCGTAAATTCGTTGTATTCCATACGTTATTTGGAAGGCGGGTTAATGATGCTCTGAGTCGTGCTTTGGCTTATGTTATAGCAAGGAGATATCGTCATGATGTGATGATTTCCATTTCTGATAATGGGTTTTACCTATCCAGTGAGGGCAAAATTGGAGGTTTAGAAGCTTTTCAGGAGTTAACAACAGCAAATCTTGAGAAATATCTTCAAGAAGCCATTGATCGGACAGAAACACTGGCTGGTCGTTTTCGCCACTGTGCAGGTCGTTCTCTTATGATATTAAGGCGTTATAAAGGCCAGGAAAAGTCAGTGGGCCGTCAACAAGTAAAGGGTAAAATATTGCTTAAATTTGTTAAGGAGTTGGATCCTAATTTTTCAATCCTCAAAGAAGCCAGAAGAGAGGTTATGGAAGATTTTATGGATGTTAAAAATGCAAAAAAAGTTTTAAAGCTTATTGAGAATGGTAAAATGGAGATCAAACGTATTGACACTAGAATACCATCACCGTTCGCCTTTAACTTGGTTTCACAGGGATATCTTGATGTTTTAAAGTATGAAGAGAGGATAGAGTTCATCCGTAGGATGCATCAAGCTATAATTAAGGAGATTGGAGGTTAAAAATATTTCCAGAATAGATGCTGTCTTACCGGAAATTAATAGAATTTCTTTTTAAAAAAATGCACTGTATGTTACTTTATTCATTTTCTGGTAATGAGAATAAGGGCTCCCTTGATAAAGATTTTATTAATTTTTGTGCAACTGCGACTTCTTGTTTTACTCCACTAACTGCAAGCCATACCGAACCTTCTGCCCCTGCTACTCCCCCAGCAGCCACCATCTCCGCCTTTGCACCAGTCAAACAAAAGATGGCTTCGATCTCTGTGAAAACTTCACCTACCACAGGCATAAGACGGGGTCCATGGGCTCCAGGTGAGTTGAGTTTCATTGCTATCTCATCAAGATCAGTGCTAACTCTTTTTTCCAAACCAACTGGAATGATTAAACGAACTCGACGACCAATTACAGCCCTTAAAGATGCTAATATGGTTCCACCTTGCGGATGACCTATATAAATAGCAGCTTTCTTTTTATGAACATCAAGTGCATTGGCTCCTTTGAAAATGATATCTCCTTCTACAAGATCATCTGCAACATCGAATATGGTGAGTCCTTTTTTCCATTTGCCATCTACTATAACCACATCTCCTGGAAATCCACTCTCATCAAATAGACGGCCATTTTCAGTTCTGGGTTGGGATGGTGGCAGTACAATGCCCCTGAAAAATTTCTCCCTGGAAAAATCTTCCAGTTGGCCTATGCTGGATAATATTTCCTCTGCCAAGTAGCCATTGGTGGTTCCTGCTATGATCACCAGTGTTCCAGATTCAAGAGCACTCTGAACTGGAGCATAATTGATTAATGCCTTGGCAATTAGTCTTTTGCCTGAAGCCGGTGTGATCATAAATTGAGTTGTTTGCAATGTTTCACCCCCCACCATTGTTTTAAAAGTGTAAAGGTGGGTTTTGTTTATTGAACATACTGTTTAACATCTTCCCTTACAATAGCTGATGCTCCGAAGCTTTTTATTCCTTTTAACATTTCTGGGAACATAGTTTTTGGAATTAAAACGTTAATTTGGGAAAAACTGTTACCTTCTACTGTTGTTGGTTCATCAGAGCAGTATTCATTTGAAAGTAGGAAGTCTTTTACTTCATCCATCCGGTGATTGGCTATGTTAAATTTCACATCAAAGTATTTGCGGGCTTTAATGACTCCAAATAGTTGTTCGAATATTATTTTTGCTTTTTCTGCTTTTTCCGGCGTGCAACTGGGACCGGCATATAGGCCTGCACTGGATTCCATAATAGTTTCCAGAATTTTTAAACCAGCTTTTTTAAGGCTGCTGCCAGTTTGGGTGTTGTCCACTACAAGATCTGCTCCTTTGGCAATATACACCTCTGTAGCACCATCAGAATTTATAACTTGGACTTTTTCATTGTCCCCATCCCACAAGCCCCTGATCTGAACTAGTGGTTTTTTTTCACCAAAAACTTCCCGATACCCCTCATTTTCCATGAAAAATTGTCTTGTGAGGTTGGGATACTCAGTAAAACACAATATAGGGTTTTCCCTATTTTTGTTATCCCTGAAAAATTGGCTCAACGATTCATAATGGTCATCATTTGGCACTGCCACGATAAGTCTGGTTTTTCCGTAATTCAAGTCACCAATCTTCTTTATGTTTTCTCCTTCAAGATTCACTGACTCTTCTCTCACCCAATCTTCTCCTATTATTGCCAGATCCAGTATTCGCCTATTCAATTCTACTGGAGCGCTTTGTGGTCGTGTGAGGAATCCTTTTATCTCCGGGTCATTTAAAATAGTAATTTCATTATCTTCTTTCCCTGGTTCGTATCCTAAAACCTCGTAACCTGCATCTACCAATAATTGATAAGTGTTACCCCTGTTAACATTGTTTAAACTTCCCTTAGGAAGACCTAGTATTATTTTTTCCATTTATAATATCTCCAACTCGTTTTTATAGCAGTAATATGTCTTAAAACTGAAACATATCATCAAAATTTATTTTAGACCAAAATTTGTTAAATTGCTTGAATAGTGAGTTATATTATAAGTTGCCATGAATTTATCATATCCCATGGTGTAAATCATTATTACCCCAACACCCCATAATATTCCTCCAATTATTAGGAATGCAAATCCCCAATATTTAGCATCTTTTTCTTTTCTGGTTACTAAATAAACTCCGGAAGCTATGGCTAATGGGAGGAAGAATATTATGCCAGTTACTCCTAGGAGTTTAATTAAAAAGTAAGACTTCGTTATTTCATTTAAATCCACTTCATTTTTTTGTGGAATCTTTTGAGAGTTTTCATTAATTGGGTTACCACAATTTATACATCGGTCTGAATCTTCAGGATATTCCACACCACATTTTGGACATCGCACATTATTCACCCTTTTTAGAATGTATCGTATGATAAATTAAATTTAGTATCGAAAATTTTTTAAAATATTCAGATTTCATTGATGTTCTGTTCTCTTAATACAAAAATTTAATCAGTTTTACATAAATTTTCATAGGTTTAAATATTTGATATTATTAGAGATTAAAATTTCAAAACTTGTCGTGTTGAGTATCCCTGCTTTTTAAAGTCAGAATTAAGAAATTCCACTTTTTCCATGTCCACTCGAATCACATGGAGATCGGTAGGCAAAGATCTGACAAACTTCATATCCATACCCTTTAGTTTAATCACATGTTTATATTCAGTCATTTCTTCAACAATATCAGCTTGTCCTGTGATTTGAATACCTAACAGATTATTTATGTCAGTGTAATCTTCGTAAACTGCCATTGAAATCTTTGAACTGAAAAGTAAATTGGCGAACTTTTCTCCGCCCTCACTTAGGATGTAAATCTGTCCCTGATTATATATGTATTCAACTGGTGTGGCCCTTATCCTCCCAAATGAACCAGTAGCCAAGGTACAAGTGTGATGATTTTTTAGGAAGTTTTCAACCTCTTTTCTGAGTTGTGAAAGAGGGAGCCTACCAAATAGACCGTCTTTAATATTTTTTAGTCGTAAAGCCCAGTCAACTATCTCTTCTCTGTTAAATAAATCCATTCCCTGAGGGGGTAGGCCTTCTTTGGAAAGATATTCTACAAAAGCATGATAATCCCTATCAGTCAAACGATCCATTTCTAGTCGTCCGCCGAACACACCTAATTCCAGAACATTTTCCCCTAATCTATCTTCAACTTCTCTGAGAACACGTAATCCCTCAGATCCTTTGAAACATGTGCAAAAAATGGCAATTTTATTTTCAGACAGCCATTTATGTTCTTTTTCCAGGAAAACCTCCATTTTTGGATGTATCTTGCCGTTGTATATGGGTGTGCCTATAACTATAAAATCAAAGTTCCTCAGATCATCAGAAAATTTTGAGATAGGATAACAACGGGAAGGGCCCATGATAAGGGAAATAATGTTGGATGCCTCCCAAGTTGTTTTATACTTGCTTTCATATAAAACAAGAGTTTTTATCAAATATAAACCCCCATCTCATACACATCTAAATTATTTCCCTGAAAAAAGGGATATAAACATATTCCAAATTGTTTAGGTTACTTTGAAGCTTTTCACAATTACATCAAAGTACTGCTTGGCAGCGTCCATATCTGAACCACCAACTGTAGCGAACATCAATATATAAAGCGTGTCATTCTTAGTGAAATCTATAAGCCTAGCATAAGATTCATTTTTTTGAGTGTCCTTTCCAATATAGCTCATGTCGCTGGCATTTGAACTGGCAATCTTTATGGTGGTGTTAGTGAAATTTTTTCCAGATAAGGCTTGAGTAGCAAACTCATCTCTGGTCTGAGTCATGTTACTTTTACTTGCATTAGAAACCTTCAAGATCAACACAACACAGCCCTTCGCACCATTAGAGGATAGTATTTCCTCATTTTTTATCAGGATCAAAGTGGCATTGGCACTTTCCTGGCTGGTAACATTCCAAGTATCAGGATACATAAAAGACATTCCACTTTTTGAAAAATTTTTGGTGGGAATAGTCTGGTCTGAAGTACACCCAGACACCATTACAGCCAGCAAAAGGACCACTAAAACAATACCATATTTCTTAATCTTCAAGTTTTTCCGTCTCCTTCATCATTAGTTTCAAATTATTATTATATTAAT is a window encoding:
- the hemB gene encoding porphobilinogen synthase encodes the protein MQFPTRRMRRLRKTSQIRKILRETVLNSEDFIYPLFIKEELEEGAGEPIDTMPGQYRYSLEDAVDEAKRLEKIGLQSVLLFGMPEEKDEMGTAAYADDGIVQQTVRRLKAETDLVVITDVCLCQYTSHGHCGIVEGNQIVNDETLQLLVKTALSHAEAGSDIVAPSDMMDGRVGEIREMLDNGGFQDTLIMSYSAKYASAFYAPFRDAVCSEPSFGDRKTYQMSPSNIEEALMETELDLEEGADIVMVKPAMAYLDVIQRVKEAFQVPTAAYQVSGEYSMLKAGIDAGYLTEDSIYESLLSIKRAGADLIISHFTPEFLEGNIKEEC
- a CDS encoding ATP--dephospho-CoA triphosphoribosyl transferase CitG, with amino-acid sequence MDPVFVGKCAQIASVLEVSGHPKPGNVHRTQDFSDMAFEDFLLSGIAIGNIMAKTASKGFDLRKTPEKWGKIGLGNLILEAVTETDRWVANNTNLGIIMLLTPICAAAGMTNNINDLRSKIDQILRLTTPKDAVHLYQSINIADAGGMGEQEELDVGSDSSTQKLLDENINMFHVLEMSSEWDCLSYELTHQMPVTFDLGFPLFNKIKTKHGINIATVQTFLTILSKVPDTLISRKYGEKKAKEVSLQAKSVLEEGGILTENGKKLLEQFDQRLIENDLNPGTTADFTASSIMINYLNNYKEYKI
- a CDS encoding phenylalanine--tRNA ligase subunit alpha, producing the protein MIDKIINQMHLYEKKVLKAIGEAGGETLPEDVAQSQDLNIKQVMSAAGALESKGIINVEKNVDEFLSLGPSGTDYAQKGLPERKILEALHENHTIHMKDLAIKSGIEPSEVKIAIGWLLKKGWAALDKGNVTITSKGEHALEKPGIDEILLDTILNSGKILTINGLSSSLKEGFQLLKKRKGLINLNKNSNYTLKITSKGQEILDYGFEIKKEATQLTHEQLKSGDWKNLHYRGYDINAEHPLVFPGKMHPLQRTIQEIRRIFLNLGFTESRGTILESAFWNFDCLFQPQDHAAREMQDTFYVKSPETTHLPMDNLVEKVGQAHEDGGHTGSEGWGYQWDRDVAKQAVLRTHTTCVSARFLAENKPPLKMFSVGRVFRRETITYKHLPEFHQVEGIVAAEDINFKNLLGILKEFYHQLGFEVRFRPAYFPYTYLSTECEVYLPEKESWIELGGSGMFRPEVLEPLGVKTPVAAFGLGIERLAMIRLGIKDIRMLYQSDLGWLRNLPVTQTFSEK
- a CDS encoding phosphoesterase, with translation MDYDNIYGAKILDLALEVEDHLIITDLHLGYEEALNYQGIMIPKFQYSKIIKRMGDIHSRSDCSNIIINGDLKHEFGKINRQEWRETIQFIDYLKGNFEKIILIKGNHDPLTPIIAKKTGLDVYPSYSIDNFLVMHGDKIPSDWDKIQEETLIIGHEHPSVGIRSGERIEKIKCFLAGEFRSKNIIVMPSFNFITEGSDVLNEKSLSPFLNKTNWHDMEIYGVENFEIFYFGKISHLLKVQKESYPYDSHFIDF
- a CDS encoding ATP-dependent helicase — translated: MITRQEKKYSDNEIYNILHPWAREWFQGKFETFSEAQRQSIVDIHQGKNVLVSSPTGSGKTLTAFLSIISELTRLAEQDTLEDRVYCLYISPLKALDNDIEKNLEEPLSEIENISGRKLNIRKAVRTGDTSQYERSKMLRTPPHILITTPESLSILLCAPKFREKLSKVRYVIVDEIHSLAENKRGVHLSLSLERLEHLTGGFVRIGLSATVHPLERMAEFLVGYYYGQPRDCLIVDVNYLKQLDMEVICPVKDIIATDPDETNNAMYKMLHELIQEHKTTLIFTNTRSGTESVVFNLKKRYPDSYHDQNIMAHHSSLSRELRLEAENKLKQGKLKVVVSSTSLELGIDIGYIDLVILVSSPKSVSRALQRIGRSGHQLHEKSKGRMMVVDRDDLVECALILKNAMEGKIDEIHIPENCLDVLSQQIYGMAIDQRWDLDDALELIRRSYPYRELKKEDYHSVLSYLAGEYSRLEERYVYAKIWVDWDENRMGRRGKLARMLYSTNIGTIPDRSAAVVKCGGEVVGRIEEDFMEKLRKGDSFVLGGRIYRFNYARGMSVNVSPASGPPTIPSWFSEQLPLSFDLAMEIQKFRGILEWEFKKGRNKKEIIDFIHDYLYLDYNAAHSIYQYFREQYLYAIVPNLRTLLVEYYTGFGGRKFVVFHTLFGRRVNDALSRALAYVIARRYRHDVMISISDNGFYLSSEGKIGGLEAFQELTTANLEKYLQEAIDRTETLAGRFRHCAGRSLMILRRYKGQEKSVGRQQVKGKILLKFVKELDPNFSILKEARREVMEDFMDVKNAKKVLKLIENGKMEIKRIDTRIPSPFAFNLVSQGYLDVLKYEERIEFIRRMHQAIIKEIGG
- a CDS encoding ATP phosphoribosyltransferase encodes the protein MEKIILGLPKGSLNNVNRGNTYQLLVDAGYEVLGYEPGKEDNEITILNDPEIKGFLTRPQSAPVELNRRILDLAIIGEDWVREESVNLEGENIKKIGDLNYGKTRLIVAVPNDDHYESLSQFFRDNKNRENPILCFTEYPNLTRQFFMENEGYREVFGEKKPLVQIRGLWDGDNEKVQVINSDGATEVYIAKGADLVVDNTQTGSSLKKAGLKILETIMESSAGLYAGPSCTPEKAEKAKIIFEQLFGVIKARKYFDVKFNIANHRMDEVKDFLLSNEYCSDEPTTVEGNSFSQINVLIPKTMFPEMLKGIKSFGASAIVREDVKQYVQ
- a CDS encoding pyridoxamine 5'-phosphate oxidase; amino-acid sequence: MIKTLVLYESKYKTTWEASNIISLIMGPSRCYPISKFSDDLRNFDFIVIGTPIYNGKIHPKMEVFLEKEHKWLSENKIAIFCTCFKGSEGLRVLREVEDRLGENVLELGVFGGRLEMDRLTDRDYHAFVEYLSKEGLPPQGMDLFNREEIVDWALRLKNIKDGLFGRLPLSQLRKEVENFLKNHHTCTLATGSFGRIRATPVEYIYNQGQIYILSEGGEKFANLLFSSKISMAVYEDYTDINNLLGIQITGQADIVEEMTEYKHVIKLKGMDMKFVRSLPTDLHVIRVDMEKVEFLNSDFKKQGYSTRQVLKF